The following are encoded in a window of Polynucleobacter sp. VK25 genomic DNA:
- a CDS encoding C40 family peptidase, with protein MLLKKALLSKVLSLSFGAIMTVSAYAADPVVEAPVEAAVPKESMFQAGRSYIARVSDRLADTVTGKSDELINRAMEVIGVRYRWDAELPQSGLDGSSFVGYVFKDKLGFLLPRKSTQMSRVGKPITREELQPGDLVFFNTMRLTFSHVGIYVGDNKFIHSPSKGTNVRVDDLGSLYWDKRFDGARRLDGSDNLNDSERQELLNEVKNLKRKSRSL; from the coding sequence ATGTTATTGAAAAAAGCACTGCTTTCTAAAGTACTGAGCCTCAGTTTTGGCGCCATCATGACTGTTTCAGCCTATGCGGCCGATCCAGTGGTTGAGGCGCCTGTGGAAGCTGCAGTTCCCAAAGAGAGCATGTTTCAGGCTGGACGTTCTTATATTGCCCGCGTTTCAGATCGCTTGGCTGATACTGTTACCGGTAAATCTGATGAGCTTATTAATCGCGCTATGGAAGTCATTGGCGTGCGTTATCGCTGGGATGCTGAATTGCCGCAATCTGGATTAGATGGCAGTAGTTTTGTTGGCTATGTGTTTAAAGATAAGCTTGGGTTTTTATTGCCACGCAAATCGACTCAAATGAGTCGTGTGGGCAAGCCCATTACTCGTGAAGAATTGCAACCCGGCGATCTCGTATTTTTCAACACAATGCGTTTAACTTTTTCTCACGTTGGCATTTATGTGGGTGATAACAAATTTATTCACTCACCTTCTAAAGGTACCAATGTTCGAGTGGATGATCTCGGAAGTCTTTATTGGGATAAACGATTTGATGGTGCGCGACGTTTAGACGGTAGCGACAACCTCAATGATTCTGAGCGTCAAGAACTTTTGAACGAAGTAAAAAATCTCAAGCGTAAGTCGCGCAGCCTTTAA
- a CDS encoding ABC transporter ATP-binding protein, which translates to MSEASTQKPALLRYEDLCISFGAGRREKFAVSHLDLEIGIGERVALVGESGSGKTLTALAPLRLEPEGAKVSGKILWNKKDGKGAVDLLSMSMQDIREIRGREIAMVFQEPMTALNPLFTVGNQIIEAVQIYQPLISKADSIDAAIDLLRKTGIPEPERRLHSYPHQLSGGQRQRAMIAMALACKPRLLIADEPTTALDVSLRLQILDLLKELQEESKDHGGMGILLITHDLNLVKHFAQRVAVLNQGNLMESGSTKQVFEHPEDPYTRALVNSEPVRDLAPLMPLAPVLLKTEELSVAYPSSESVSWFKKAPSHKVLKKVSFELKQGQTIGVIGESGSGKTTLGMAVLGLLGDSAAEVSGNVDVLGSDWQKLKPVERRAMRSSLQVIFQDPFGSLSPRMNILQIVSEGLDVHFPKLSAAERETRVVDMLKEVGLDRSALLRYPHEFSGGQRQRIAIARALILRPQILVLDEPTSALDVSIQKQVLALLTELQKKYNLAYLMISHDLAVIRAMSHEVMVLKGGKVVEFGDTETLIKHPRQTYTKELFAAAELT; encoded by the coding sequence ATGAGCGAAGCTTCAACCCAAAAACCAGCCTTGTTGCGCTATGAAGATTTGTGCATTTCCTTTGGGGCGGGTCGTCGCGAGAAGTTTGCCGTCAGTCACCTGGATTTAGAAATCGGCATCGGCGAGCGGGTTGCTTTGGTAGGTGAGTCTGGCTCTGGTAAGACGCTGACTGCTTTAGCGCCATTACGTCTAGAGCCTGAGGGTGCCAAGGTCTCTGGAAAGATTCTGTGGAACAAAAAAGACGGTAAGGGCGCAGTCGATTTGCTCTCCATGTCTATGCAAGATATTCGGGAAATCCGCGGTCGTGAAATTGCGATGGTGTTTCAGGAGCCAATGACGGCATTGAATCCCCTGTTCACTGTCGGCAATCAAATTATTGAAGCGGTCCAAATCTATCAACCCTTGATTTCTAAGGCAGACTCGATTGATGCTGCAATTGACTTGCTTAGAAAGACTGGCATTCCTGAGCCTGAGCGTCGACTTCATTCTTACCCACATCAGCTCTCGGGTGGCCAAAGACAGCGCGCCATGATTGCTATGGCATTGGCTTGCAAGCCTCGCCTATTAATTGCGGATGAGCCCACTACAGCCTTGGATGTGAGTTTGCGTTTGCAAATCTTGGATTTGCTCAAAGAGTTGCAAGAAGAATCTAAAGATCATGGTGGGATGGGAATACTCCTCATTACGCATGACCTGAATCTGGTAAAACATTTTGCACAGCGTGTAGCAGTATTGAACCAAGGTAATCTGATGGAATCTGGCTCTACCAAGCAGGTATTTGAGCATCCAGAAGATCCATATACCCGCGCCTTAGTGAATAGCGAACCAGTGCGCGACTTGGCGCCACTCATGCCTCTGGCCCCAGTACTTTTAAAAACAGAGGAGCTATCAGTAGCCTATCCAAGTTCGGAATCAGTTTCTTGGTTTAAAAAAGCGCCGTCGCATAAGGTGTTGAAAAAAGTCAGTTTTGAACTCAAGCAAGGGCAGACCATTGGTGTGATTGGTGAGTCCGGCTCAGGTAAGACGACATTGGGTATGGCGGTGCTCGGTTTATTGGGCGATTCTGCTGCGGAAGTATCTGGCAATGTGGATGTGCTCGGTAGCGACTGGCAGAAACTCAAACCGGTTGAGAGGCGTGCAATGCGCTCAAGTCTGCAGGTAATTTTTCAAGATCCCTTTGGTTCTCTATCGCCGCGTATGAATATCTTGCAGATTGTTTCGGAAGGTTTGGATGTGCACTTTCCGAAACTGTCTGCTGCAGAACGCGAGACTCGCGTGGTGGATATGTTGAAAGAGGTTGGGTTGGATCGTTCTGCATTGTTGCGTTACCCCCATGAGTTTTCTGGTGGACAGCGCCAGCGGATTGCCATTGCGCGAGCACTCATCTTGCGCCCGCAAATTTTGGTATTAGATGAGCCGACCTCGGCATTGGATGTCTCCATTCAAAAGCAGGTTCTAGCTTTACTGACGGAGCTACAGAAAAAGTACAACCTGGCTTATCTCATGATTAGCCATGATTTAGCGGTGATTAGGGCGATGTCCCATGAGGTCATGGTGCTTAAGGGTGGCAAAGTAGTCGAGTTTGGCGATACCGAAACCCTGATTAAGCATCCCCGTCAGACCTATACCAAAGAGCTTTTTGCCGCAGCTGAGCTGACCTAA